GTTTTTGTAATTGCGAATAAAATCTCAATGGGGGAAGGGAAGGAAAACTTCATTCTCTTGCTGGGGACCCAGGATGATGTCCTTTGAGGCGCAGCTCCTCCATGCATTTCGCTGGCTGTTTGTCGAGGGATTTTCTTGTGGATTTTGTTGACTCGCCCCGGCTGCCGATGATAAAAGTGACCGAAAAGCAGAGATAAGGTTGGAATGAGAGTGTGATTCACGGGGCGATTGTTCAGTCTACACTTACGTTTTTCATCCATGATCTGATGTGGTTTTCTTTCAaagcatttgcattttatttcggGTTGTTGTTGGGtgtgtttttcttgttgtttcttgattGGTTTTGGGTTGTTTTCttattgattttgtttttttttttaatatagaaAAAGACTGCTCGTGGTGATATTACTTTTTACGCTTGTCAGCGGGCTTGAGGATCTGGAACGAGCACATCAGCGTGTCGTCCACGGACATCATGGCGCCGGCATTGTCGAACTCGCCGCAATAGTTGGGCGCCGAGAAGAGGGTGACCAGCTGGCGCTTGGCGAAGAACTCGTAGCCATCCTCGACGACCTGATGGGCCCGGCAGATGAGATCGAACTCGTGCTTCTGCAAGAACTTGGCCACCACCTCGGCGCCGAATGTGAAGCTAACGCCGCGATCGTTTTCGCCCCAGCCCATGGTATCCTTGTCGGGATCGGACCAGAGGAGATCGCAGAGGAGGCCCTGATCCGGGACATCGGTGGGCCGCATGATGCGGCGGATCTGCTCCATGGAGGTCAAATCGGGACTCAGGCCGCCGTGGCAGCAGAAGATCTTCTCGTCCACGATAGCCGCCACCGGCAGGCAGTTGAAGCAGTCGGTGAAGGTCTTCCACAACTTGATGCTGTAGCGACGCTTGCACTCGTCGTAGAATCCGTATATGCGATTAATGCTGGCGCACTCGTGATTGCCGCGCAGCAGGAAGAAGTTCTCCGAGTATTTGATCTTGTAGGCGAGCAGCAGGCAGATGGTCTCCAGCGACTGCTTGCCGCGATCGACGTAGTCGCCCAGGAACAGGTAGTTCGACTCCGGCGGGAAGCCGCCGTACTCGAACAGACGCAACAGATCGTAGTACTGGCCGTGGATGTCGCCGCAGATCTTGAGCGGTGCCTCCAGTTCCAGGAGAATCGGTTGCGAGAGGAAGATCTCGCGCGACTTCAGGCACAGCGCACGAATTTCGCTCTCCGAGAGCTGGACATTCTTGCCTGGCCGTGCCCCACGCACCTCCAGAAGTCGCGATATTATGCTGTCGATGTTCATCACGTCGCCCATGTTTGCGCTGGCGTCTTGTAtttaactgctgctgctgctaatgCTGCGTGTCGAGGTTACCGCGAACGTTCGTTGGTAGCGCCGAAATAGCCTCGAAATCTGTAGTTTCCCAAATCTATTTCTGCTAAATACTTTTCACAGCTAACTAGTATGAAAATTTCTCCAGTGTGTCCACATTACATTGACCGAGCAGCAGGAAGGAAC
This portion of the Drosophila takahashii strain IR98-3 E-12201 chromosome 3R, DtakHiC1v2, whole genome shotgun sequence genome encodes:
- the Pp1-87B gene encoding serine/threonine-protein phosphatase alpha-2 isoform — protein: MGDVMNIDSIISRLLEVRGARPGKNVQLSESEIRALCLKSREIFLSQPILLELEAPLKICGDIHGQYYDLLRLFEYGGFPPESNYLFLGDYVDRGKQSLETICLLLAYKIKYSENFFLLRGNHECASINRIYGFYDECKRRYSIKLWKTFTDCFNCLPVAAIVDEKIFCCHGGLSPDLTSMEQIRRIMRPTDVPDQGLLCDLLWSDPDKDTMGWGENDRGVSFTFGAEVVAKFLQKHEFDLICRAHQVVEDGYEFFAKRQLVTLFSAPNYCGEFDNAGAMMSVDDTLMCSFQILKPADKRKK